Proteins from a genomic interval of Fusarium oxysporum Fo47 chromosome I, complete sequence:
- a CDS encoding cyclophilin-like domain-containing protein has translation MSVTLHTSHGDIKVEIYCESVPKTAENFLALCGSGYYDKSPFHRLIPKFMAQTGAPATPNPPDNPKGGRSIWGGAFEDEIRPALRHGARGVLSMANKGPGTNGSQFFITFDKAPHLDGLNTVFGRVIGDEGLATLAKMEAIEVDRKNRPKEPVRIENVTIHANPIAG, from the exons ATGTCAGTCACGCTGCACACGTCGCACGGCGACATTAAGGTTGAGATATACTGCGAAAGTGTTCCCAAAACTGCAGAG AATTTCCTTGCCCTCTGTGGCTCTGGCTACTACGATAAATCTCCATTCCACCGCCTCATCCCCAAGTTCATGGCACAGACTGGCGCACCCGCAACACCAAACCCCCCCGATAACCCCAAAGGCGGACGCAGCATATGGGGAGGCGCGTTTGAAGACGAGATCCGGCCAGCGCTACGACACGGCGCTCGAGGCGTGCTGTCGATGGCCAACAAGGGACCTGGGACAAACGGATCGCAATTCTTTATCACATTCGACAAGGCGCCGCATCTGGACGGACTCAACACTGTATTTGGACGCGTCATCGGAGACGAGGGTTTAGCGACATTGGCTAAGATGGAAGCTATCGAGGTGGACCGCAAGAACAGACCCAAGGAGCCAGTTCGTATCGAAAATGTGACGATCCACGCCAACCCGATCGCTGGTTGA
- a CDS encoding JmjC domain, hydroxylase-domain-containing protein, translating into MEIQHPPHEFAEPVLHFQHSSHLEPAPAPGPLPTTESLDEQRPIPAKTQQNVIEPQYPQTSQLITDQDIITNGPSPLGQVPSLSPDLDEDDASSILSDIPSELDEPVAEPDPIDFDWDGPEGHQVLRLKPTVEQWNDFPANLAFARSLKAESHGCFKIVLPEELIEDLPAKDSQKVPANAYRPTQIKRNSFWRVDTVPSVGSFNSFVTGTKCNVTAIKAIDQLRKLYRKNDHKQIRNVRYRVDVPAWTPEQRLEAGVPERSPIYPLKGDKLDNTKAIIPGIHTPYVYESGPHFGASFQIHAEDFRLVSLNHLYKGRKIWIVVPSTAVDVAEEALGRKDKCSQFMRHRAEFFFPQKLEKLGIPFRIIDQRPGETIVILPDAYHEGFSTGYTIAEAKNYADDAWTTNTYQPCEAKCQLATAIPADLLRPLQEGETQLDLCAGFDLTAEQESPPATPAPEKTKRRFEDDGQSVGNTKRAKV; encoded by the coding sequence ATGGAGATTCAACATCCGCCGCATGAGTTTGCGGAACCTGTTCTTCATTTTCAACACTCTTCGCATCTTGAACCTGCACCTGCGCCTGGGCCACTTCCCACTACCGAATCCCTAGACGAGCAGCGTCCAATCCCCGCCAAAACACAGCAAAACGTCATCGAACCACAGTATCCTCAGACGTCTCAATTAATCACAGACCAAGATATCATTACGAATGGACCATCTCCGCTGGGACAAGTCCCGTCACTTTCTCCGGACCTTGACGAAGACGACGCAAGCTCAATTCTCAGTGATATACCATCCGAATTGGATGAGCCTGTCGCTGAACCCGATCCAATAGATTTTGATTGGGATGGCCCTGAGGGACATCAAGTTCTCCGACTCAAACCAACTGTCGAGCAATGGAACGACTTTCCGGCAAATCTTGCATTCGCCAGGAGTCTTAAGGCTGAAAGCCACGGCTGTTTTAAAATCGTCCTTCCTGAGGAACTCATAGAAGACCTCCCAGCAAAGGACTCCCAAAAAGTACCGGCGAATGCTTATCGCCCTACTCAAATTAAAAGGAACAGTTTCTGGCGAGTTGACACAGTTCCGTCTGTCGGCAGTTTCAACTCGTTCGTTACAGGTACGAAATGCAATGTCACGGCTATCAAAGCCATCGATCAGCTCAGAAAACTTTATCGCAAGAACGACCACAAGCAGATTCGCAATGTACGTTATCGAGTTGATGTGCCTGCATGGACTCCCGAACAACGTCTTGAAGCCGGTGTTCCTGAAAGAAGTCCCATTTATCCCCTCAAAGGTGATAAATTGGACAACACAAAAGCCATAATTCCTGGAATCCATACTCCATATGTGTATGAATCAGGACCCCATTTTGGAGCCAGCTTTCAAATCCACGCAGAAGACTTCCGGCTCGTTTCCCTTAACCATCTGTACAAGGGACGAAAGATTTGGATCGTGGTTCCCTCGACTGCAGTCGATGTTGCCGAAGAGGCGCTTGGCCGGAAGGACAAGTGCTCACAGTTTATGCGCCATCGAGCCGAGTTTTTCTTTCCCCAGAAACTGGAAAAACTTGGCATCCCTTTCCGCATCATTGACCAGCGTCCTGGCGAGACAATAGTAATTCTCCCAGATGCATACCACGAGGGCTTTAGCACAGGATATACTATCGCCGAGGCCAAAAACTACGCCGATGATGCTTGGACGACGAATACGTACCAACCATGCGAGGCCAAGTGTCAGCTGGCCACGGCCATCCCAGCTGACTTACTGAGGCCATTGCAAGAGGGAGAGACACAGCTCGACCTTTGTGCCGGTTTTGATCTGACGGCAGAGCAGGAATCACCTCCTGCCACACCAGCACCtgaaaagacaaagagacGTTTCGAGGACGACGGACAAAGCGTTGGGAACACTAAGCGGGCCAAGGTCTAG
- a CDS encoding uncharacterized protein (expressed protein) — MTLSTSLRLTKTTNIANPDVFVPGNDNVVPTQDSSGLLVKRIRDQKRNIQPLHNRINGLRELSPLPNDGTTQDRVFYYKEFTIGAAGPQAKKRRTKTNTNIVNACNDYISIHVDDSLDLIKTSDMVKGKLDFISFDPTDAIV, encoded by the coding sequence ATGACCCTGAGTACGAGCCTGAGGTTGACTAAGACTACGAACATAGCCAACCCAGACGTATTCGTTCCTGGTAACGATAATGTTGTCCCTACACAGGACTCATCCGGTCTTCTGGTAAAGCGTATACGTGACCAGAAGCGCAACATTCAACCGTTGCACAACCGTATCAACGGCCTCCGGGAGCTATCGCCGCTCCCAAACGACGGGACAACACAGGACCGAGTATTCTATTACAAAGAGTTCACCATCGGTGCCGCGGGCCCACAGGCAAAGAAGCGACGAACAAAAACCAATACCAACATTGTGAACGCCTGCAATGATTACATCAGTATTCACGTGGATGACTCCTTGGACTTGATTAAGACGTCTGATATGGTCAAGGGTAAACTTGACTTCATTTCTTTTGACCCGACGGATGCGATTGTGTAG
- a CDS encoding uncharacterized protein (of unknown function-domain containing protein), producing MHASRIIASIGLAASAHATVIRYERDLEANAPALEKRAEPTAAWVTVDDEMQPATTYTPSYTTVDGTTSLIDAPPHDLTASVYTYTSWGKIHTSTGEPPNPQATGKHGEGVFARCYNKDGDNAPFCSPYANSTLDVKNTYFVTWDPDYFNKTKSSDNSTLMVTARLDLYNRTSESWVKYKEFTDSAVPAAWGYWPFDVKQDYMKYSPYNISITLYSNSNNSLEKTKSSSLYLNLNDQNFPEKSHEKLPEGQTLTIALPVVFGSLFLLIVGGFLWNRKTRRIGLGNISSRSRHGYTGRAKRRIFGARDNGIQLDTSVPPPGEYRDAPQRARADSDGLGSLAGSPVDATFPQQGTTGGRNAFRDEVRRQEEERRM from the exons atgcACGCATCAAGGATCATCGCCTCAATTGGCCTTGCGGCTTCTGCCCATGCCACAGTCATCCGCTATGAGCGCGATCTCGAAGCCAATGCTCCTGCTCTCGAGAAGCGAGCCGAACCGACTGCCGCTTGGGTTactgtcgatgatgagatgcAGCCTGCGACGACATACACTCCCTCGTATACCACCGTCGATGGCACCACTTCTCTGATTGATGCTCCTCCTCACGATCTTACTGCCAGTGTCTACACCTACACCAGCTGGGGCAAGATTCACACCAGCACTGGCGAGCCCCCCAACCCTCAGGCCACCGGCAAGCATGGCGAGGGTGTCTTTGCGCGATGCTACAACAAGGACGGCGATAATGCTCCTTTCTGCTCGCCTTACGCCAACAGCACCCTGGATGTTAAGAATACATACTTTG TTACCTGGGATCCCGATTacttcaacaagaccaagtccTCTGATAACTCTACTCTCATGGTCACTGCCCGCCTCGACCTCTACAACCGTACTAGTGAATCATGGGTGAAGTACAAGGAATTCACCGATTCCGCCGTCCCCGCCGCCTGGGGCTATTGGCCTTTCGATGTCAAGCAGGACTACATGAAGTACTCGCCCTACAACATCTCCATCACCCTctacagcaacagcaatAACTCCCTCGAGAAGACCAAGTCCTCATCTCTTTacctcaacctcaatgaTCAGAACTTCCCTGAGAAGTCCCACGAGAAGTTGCCCGAGGGCCAGACCCTGACCATCGCTCTGCCTGTCGTCTTCGgttctctcttcctcctcatcgtcggtGGCTTCCTCTGGAACCGCAAGACCCGTCGTATCGGACTCGGCAACATCTCGAGCCGCTCTCGTCACGGTTACACTGGCCGCGCCAAGCGCCGTATCTTTGGTGCCAGGGATAATGGCATCCAGCTCGATACTTCAGTTCCTCCTCCTGGTGAATACCGTGACGCTCCTCAGCGTGCTCGCGCCGACAGCGACGGTCTCGGCAGCTTGGCCGGTAGCCCTGTCGATGCTACATTCCCTCAGCAGGGCACCACAGGTGGTCGCAATGCTTTCCGCGACGAAGTGCGAAgacaggaggaggagagacGTATGTAA